Proteins encoded in a region of the Deefgea piscis genome:
- a CDS encoding fumarate hydratase: MSKIRQDDLITSIADSLQYISYYHPKDYIQALGRAYELEESPAAKDAIAQILTNSRMCAEGHRPICQDTGIVTVFVRVGMDVQWEGATMGVTDMINEGVRRAYMHPDNKLRASILMDPAGLRKNTKDNTPAVIHYEIVPGCTVEIDIAAKGGGSENKTKFVMLNPSDSIVDWVLKTVPLMGAGWCPPGMLGIGIGGTAEKAMVMAKEALMEEIDIHELIARGPQNRVEELRVELYEKVNALGIGAQGLGGLATVLDVKIKDYPTHAASLPVAMIPNCAATRHVHFTLDGSGPAVLEVPKLEDWPDVTWTPSSAATRVDLNSVTREEVATWKPGQTLLLNGKMLTGRDAAHKRMVDMLNKGEKLPVDFAGRFIYYVGPVDAVRDEIIGPAGPTTATRMDKFTEQVLAETGLLGMIGKAERGPAGIDAIKKHQSVYLMAVGGAAYLVSKAIKASRVVGFADLGMEGIYEFDVVDMPVTVAVDSNGTSVHATAPKEWQAKIGKIPVAEV; the protein is encoded by the coding sequence CTCATCACCAGCATTGCCGATAGCTTGCAATACATTAGCTATTACCACCCTAAGGATTATATCCAAGCTTTAGGTCGGGCTTATGAATTAGAAGAGAGCCCTGCTGCTAAAGATGCCATCGCGCAAATCCTAACCAATAGCCGCATGTGTGCCGAAGGCCATCGCCCGATTTGCCAAGATACCGGCATTGTCACTGTGTTCGTTCGTGTTGGGATGGACGTGCAGTGGGAAGGCGCGACGATGGGCGTGACGGATATGATTAACGAAGGCGTGCGCCGTGCTTACATGCACCCCGACAATAAATTGCGCGCTTCGATTTTGATGGATCCTGCAGGCTTACGTAAAAACACCAAGGACAATACGCCAGCGGTGATTCACTATGAAATCGTACCGGGCTGTACGGTGGAAATTGATATCGCAGCCAAGGGCGGCGGCTCGGAAAACAAAACTAAATTTGTCATGCTCAATCCTTCAGACTCCATCGTCGATTGGGTGCTGAAAACCGTACCTTTGATGGGCGCAGGCTGGTGTCCACCCGGCATGCTGGGGATTGGTATTGGCGGTACGGCCGAAAAAGCCATGGTGATGGCCAAAGAAGCGTTGATGGAAGAAATCGACATTCACGAATTAATCGCCCGTGGCCCGCAAAATCGCGTTGAAGAACTGCGTGTCGAGCTGTATGAGAAAGTCAACGCACTAGGTATTGGCGCGCAAGGCTTGGGTGGTTTGGCGACGGTACTTGATGTGAAGATCAAAGACTACCCAACGCATGCCGCTAGCTTGCCGGTGGCGATGATTCCTAACTGCGCGGCAACGCGCCATGTGCACTTTACGCTCGATGGCTCAGGCCCTGCGGTATTGGAAGTGCCTAAATTGGAAGACTGGCCCGATGTAACGTGGACGCCATCTAGCGCCGCCACCCGCGTGGATTTGAATTCGGTAACGCGTGAAGAAGTTGCAACCTGGAAACCCGGCCAAACGCTGCTACTTAACGGCAAAATGCTGACTGGGCGTGATGCAGCGCATAAGCGCATGGTGGATATGCTCAATAAGGGCGAGAAGCTGCCAGTGGATTTTGCTGGGCGCTTTATTTATTACGTTGGCCCAGTTGATGCTGTACGTGACGAAATTATCGGACCTGCTGGCCCAACCACCGCGACGCGAATGGATAAATTTACCGAGCAAGTGCTGGCAGAAACCGGCTTGCTGGGCATGATCGGTAAAGCAGAGCGCGGCCCAGCTGGGATTGATGCGATCAAAAAACACCAATCAGTGTATTTGATGGCCGTTGGCGGCGCTGCTTACTTAGTGTCGAAAGCGATCAAAGCCAGCCGCGTAGTCGGTTTTGCCGATTTGGGCATGGAAGGCATTTACGAGTTTGACGTGGTCGATATGCCTGTTACCGTCGCCGTGGATTCGAATGGCACGTCGGTACACGCAACTGCGCCAAAAGAGTGGCAAGCCAAAATTGGTAAAATCCCAGTCGCAGAGGTTTGA